The window CAATACCAGGATAGAGCCAATCTTGGTAATGATAGATTAAAAAATTTTATTGAAGGGAAAACTTTTCAATCTAGAAAGGAATAGAAAAAATTTGATAAGGATGTTTCATGTTTTTAAAACATTTCCTAATAAGATTCATGCCTTGTGGGATATTAATATTCATATTAAGAAAGGGGAGTTTGTTTTTTTAGTAGGACCTACCGGTGCTGGAAAAACGACATTTTTGAAATTAATCTATCGGGGGGTACTTCCCACTAAAGGACAGGTTATAGTAGATGGTGTTAATCTATCCAGATTGAAACCATCCTTAGTACCTTACTTAAGAAGGGAAATTGGCATTGTTTTTCAAGATTTTAAA is drawn from Atribacterota bacterium and contains these coding sequences:
- a CDS encoding ATP-binding cassette domain-containing protein, with product MFHVFKTFPNKIHALWDINIHIKKGEFVFLVGPTGAGKTTFLKLIYRGVLPTKGQVIVDGVNLSRLKPSLVPYLRREIGIVFQDFK